The following are encoded in a window of Suncus etruscus isolate mSunEtr1 chromosome 16, mSunEtr1.pri.cur, whole genome shotgun sequence genomic DNA:
- the ADRA2C gene encoding LOW QUALITY PROTEIN: alpha-2C adrenergic receptor (The sequence of the model RefSeq protein was modified relative to this genomic sequence to represent the inferred CDS: deleted 5 bases in 5 codons), with amino-acid sequence MAAPALAAGAAAAAARGPNASLGAAGNGSGAAWGPPPGQYSAAPWRGWRRVVGFLIVFTVAGNVLVVIAVLTSRALRAPQNLFLVSLASADILVATLVMPFSLANELMAYWSFGQVWCGVYLALDVLFCTSSHRSSLCAISLDRYWSVTQAVEYNLKRTPRRVKATIVAVWLLSAVISFPPLVSLNRRPDGAAYPQCGLNDETWYILSSCVGSFFAPCLVMLLVYARIYRVAKRRARALGDQRASPAGPDGAAAAAENGHCAGPEPGDGGGGGGGGAGGRGRRRGALRRAGGGAPSPRAPWSPAAEAREGGGGGGGGGRPSRASSRSVEFFLSRRRRARSSVCRGKLAQAREKRFTFVLAVVMGVFVLCWFPFFFSYSLYGICRQACQVPGPLFKFFFWIGYCNSSLNPVIYTVFNQDFRRSFKHILFRRRRRGFRQ; translated from the exons ATGGCGGCCCCGGCGctggcggcgggggcggcggcggccgcGGCGCGGGGCCCCAACGCGAGCCTCGGCGCGGCCGGCAACGGCTCGGGCGCCGCCTGGGGGCCGCCCCCGGGCCAGTACTCGGCGGCGCCGTGGCGGGGCTGGCGGCGGGTCGTGGGCTTCCTCATCGTGTTCACCGTGGCGGGCAACGTGCTGGTGGTGATCGCCGTGCTGACCAGCCGCGCGCTGCGGGCGCCGCAGAACCTGTTCCTGGTGTCGCTGGCCTCGGCCGACATCCTCGTGGCCACGCTGGTGATGCCCTTCTCGCTGGCCAACGAGCTCATGGCCTACTGGTCCTTCGGGCAGGTGTGGTGCGGCGTGTACCTGGCGCTGGACGTGCTCTTCTGCACCTCGTCCCATCGTAGCTCACTGTGCGCCATCAGCCTGGACCGCTACTGG TCCGTGACGCAGGCCGTGGAGTACAACCTCAAGCGCACGCCGCGCCGCGTCAAGGCCACCATCGTG GCCGTGTGGCTGCTGTCGGCCGTCATCTCCTTCCCGCCGCTCGTGTCGCTC AACCGGCGGCCCGACGGCGCCGCCTACCCGCAGTGCGGCCTT AACGACGAGACCTGGTACATCCTGTCGTCGTGCGTCGGCTCCTTCTTCGCGCCCTGCCTCGTCATGCTGCTCGTGTACGCGCGCATCTAC CGCGTGGCCAAGCGCCGCGCGCGCGCGCTCGGCGACCAGCGCGCGTCGCCCGCGGGCCCCGACGGCGCGGCCGCGGCCGCGGAGAACGGCCACTGCGCGGGCCCGGAGCCcggcgacggcggcggcggcggcggcggcggcgcgggcggccgggggcggcggcgcggggcgctgcggcgggcgggcggcggcgcgCCGAGTCCGAGGGCGCCCTGGAGCCCGGCGGCGGAGGCCCGGGAGGGCGGCGGAGGAGGCGGAGGCGGGGGCCGCCCGTCCCGCGCCAGCTCGCGCTCCGTCGAGTTCTTCCTGTCCCGCAGGCGCCGCGCGCGCAGCAGCGTGTGCCGCGGCAAGCTGGCCCAGGCGCGCGAGAAGCGCTTCACCTTCGTGCTGGCCGTGGTCATGGGCGTGTTCGTGCTCTGCTGGTTCCCCTTCTTCTTCAGCTACAGCCTCTACGGCATCTGCCGCCAGGCCTGCCAGGTGCCCGGCCCGCTCTTCAAGTTCTTCTTCTGGATCGGCTACTGCAACAGCTCGCTCAACCCGGTCATCTACACCGTCTTCAACCAGGACTTCCGCCGCTCCTTCAAGCACATCCTCTTCCGAAGGCGGCGGAGGGGCTTCCGGCAGTGA